A genome region from Jeongeupia sp. HS-3 includes the following:
- a CDS encoding family 20 glycosylhydrolase, translating into MSTPYPAASHLALSWTCICNSHDGDNYRAELQIRNLSHLPLPESGWGLYFNTCRQINPERVSAGVCITHENGDLWRLSPTAEFGVLAPGETRVIGYEGPFWLISDTDAPLGFYMVYDEGAGGERVEDIGDPDIAPFLSDAQRNRNHLDRVPLGTPLLTYENNAGLTQLPVEQVGKITPTPLQARYSDGHFALTKDTLIVHEPALAQEAALLRAIIAEVSGVQLQRASFCPPGCAAIQLRIAPLAVAEGAMADEAYELDIGSDGIRISGTSAAGVFNGIQSLRQLLPVEAFVNPRPALALPCCQIVDAPRFGYRGMMLDVGRHFSSKQTVLRLLECMALYKLNRFHFHLSDDEGWRLEIPSLPELVGAGSQRGHGHPDQLPPSFGSGAQADGSAGTGHYTRQDFIDILRYATARHIEVIPEFTTPGHARAAIKAMQQRHARLMQQGREQEAMEYLLSDPDDASRHESVQLWHDNVICIGQESYYRFIETVLVDVKAMYVEAGARLTTVQTGGDEVPAGAWAHSPVCQAFMAEKGLPDVEALRVYALARYHDILKKHALAFAGWEETALLKNADTQRHRLNPDFIDAGLRPYAWNSSWGGGQEDMAYRLANAGYQTVLCNVSPLYFDLAYAKDPAEPGYYWGGFTETRDTFEFCPLDIFTTASTTNLGNPLDARDLAGKTRLSDAGRKHILGMQGHLWAENIRNRERLEYLALPRMIALAERAWASDPGWTFIADAAARQARMAADWNEFANRLGQRELPRLDGLSGGYGYRIPVPGAKIENGVLSANVSAPGLAIRFSTDGSEPDFKSTLYTGEVRVTGPVKLAAFSSTHRRSRTICVAGSDD; encoded by the coding sequence ATGAGCACGCCATACCCCGCGGCATCGCATCTGGCCTTGAGCTGGACATGCATCTGCAACTCGCATGACGGCGACAATTACCGCGCCGAATTGCAGATCCGTAACCTGTCCCACCTCCCCCTGCCCGAGAGCGGCTGGGGGCTGTATTTCAACACCTGCCGGCAGATCAATCCGGAGCGCGTCTCCGCGGGCGTGTGCATTACGCACGAGAACGGCGATCTCTGGCGATTGTCCCCCACCGCGGAGTTCGGCGTTCTGGCGCCGGGCGAAACCAGGGTCATCGGCTATGAAGGACCGTTCTGGCTGATCAGCGATACCGACGCGCCACTGGGCTTTTACATGGTGTACGACGAGGGTGCAGGCGGAGAACGGGTCGAGGACATCGGCGATCCCGACATCGCGCCCTTCCTGAGCGACGCGCAAAGGAACCGCAACCACCTCGACCGGGTGCCGCTCGGTACGCCGCTACTGACGTATGAAAACAATGCCGGGCTGACGCAGTTGCCGGTCGAGCAGGTCGGCAAGATCACGCCGACGCCGCTGCAGGCCCGTTACAGCGACGGACATTTCGCGCTGACCAAGGACACGCTGATCGTGCATGAGCCCGCGCTGGCGCAGGAAGCGGCGCTGCTGCGCGCCATCATTGCCGAGGTCAGCGGCGTGCAACTGCAACGCGCATCGTTCTGCCCGCCGGGCTGCGCGGCCATCCAGTTGCGGATCGCGCCGCTTGCCGTGGCCGAGGGCGCGATGGCGGACGAAGCCTATGAACTGGACATCGGCAGCGACGGCATCCGGATCAGCGGCACCAGCGCCGCCGGCGTGTTCAACGGCATTCAGAGCCTGCGCCAGTTGCTGCCGGTGGAAGCCTTCGTCAATCCGCGGCCGGCGCTTGCGCTGCCGTGCTGCCAGATCGTCGATGCGCCACGCTTCGGCTATCGCGGCATGATGCTCGATGTCGGCCGGCATTTTTCCAGCAAGCAGACCGTGCTGCGCTTGCTCGAATGCATGGCGCTGTACAAGCTCAACCGCTTCCACTTCCACCTGAGCGATGACGAAGGCTGGCGGCTCGAGATTCCCTCGCTGCCCGAGCTGGTCGGCGCCGGCAGCCAGCGCGGCCATGGCCACCCGGACCAGTTGCCGCCGAGCTTCGGCTCCGGGGCGCAGGCCGACGGCAGCGCCGGAACGGGCCATTACACGCGGCAGGATTTCATCGACATCCTGCGCTATGCCACGGCGCGGCATATCGAAGTCATCCCGGAATTCACGACCCCGGGGCACGCAAGGGCCGCCATCAAGGCCATGCAGCAGCGCCATGCGCGCTTGATGCAGCAAGGCCGCGAGCAGGAGGCGATGGAATACCTGTTATCCGATCCCGATGACGCATCCCGGCATGAATCGGTGCAGCTCTGGCACGACAACGTGATCTGCATCGGCCAGGAGTCCTACTACCGTTTCATCGAAACCGTGCTGGTCGACGTCAAGGCCATGTACGTCGAAGCCGGCGCCAGACTCACGACCGTGCAGACCGGCGGTGATGAAGTACCCGCAGGCGCGTGGGCGCACTCCCCTGTCTGCCAGGCATTCATGGCCGAAAAGGGATTGCCCGACGTTGAGGCCTTGCGGGTGTACGCGCTGGCGCGGTATCACGACATCCTCAAAAAACACGCACTGGCTTTTGCGGGCTGGGAAGAAACCGCGCTGCTGAAAAACGCCGACACGCAGCGGCATCGGCTGAACCCGGACTTCATCGATGCCGGTCTTCGCCCTTATGCCTGGAACAGCAGCTGGGGCGGCGGCCAGGAAGACATGGCCTACCGGCTTGCCAATGCCGGCTATCAAACCGTGCTGTGCAATGTCAGCCCGCTGTATTTCGATCTGGCCTATGCCAAAGACCCGGCCGAGCCCGGTTATTACTGGGGCGGCTTTACCGAAACACGCGATACGTTCGAATTCTGCCCGCTGGATATCTTCACCACCGCCAGCACGACGAATCTGGGCAATCCGCTCGACGCCCGGGATCTCGCCGGAAAAACCCGGCTGAGCGACGCCGGCAGGAAACACATTCTCGGCATGCAGGGGCATCTGTGGGCCGAGAACATCCGCAATCGCGAACGGCTCGAATATCTGGCGCTGCCACGGATGATCGCACTGGCCGAGCGGGCTTGGGCCAGCGATCCGGGGTGGACCTTCATCGCCGACGCTGCGGCACGCCAGGCCCGGATGGCGGCGGACTGGAACGAATTTGCGAACCGGCTTGGCCAGCGCGAATTGCCGCGGCTGGATGGCCTGTCGGGTGGCTACGGCTATCGCATCCCGGTACCCGGGGCGAAGATCGAAAACGGCGTGCTGAGCGCCAATGTTTCCGCGCCCGGCCTCGCCATCCGCTTCAGCACCGATGGCAGCGAGCCGGATTTCAAATCGACGCTGTATACCGGCGAAGTTCGCGTGACCGGCCCGGTGAAGCTGGCCGCGTTCAGCAGCACCCATCGGCGCAGCAGGACGATCTGCGTCGCGGGCAGCGACGACTGA